Part of the Trichocoleus sp. genome is shown below.
TAGTTTTTATACTTAAGGTGTTCCACCATGACGGATACTTCTCAGCGCAACACAACTTTATAATGCGGCTTCCAGTGTTAACGTGCATTACGCTCTCCTCAATGGTTAAGGGATAGATGAATACTGAAATAAATCCCAAAATTGCAGCTGGCATAGCCCTTACTTCAAGTCAATCAATTATTAATACTGCAGCCTCAACCATTGGAATTGCTAAGACTGGTGCAGCGATTGGCACTTTGCATGGAGCTGCTCATACTAGTGCCACTGCAGCTTGGGTTGGGCTAGGCAGTATGAAGGCTGGGTTGTTCATCATGCATGCCCTGCCTGTCGTTGGCGCTTTGCTTATCCTAGACGGCATCAGTGGTCGTGATCATGGCTCACCAATCATAGATTGGTATGAGGAAGCCTGGAGAGATTACGAAGTCCAGTGTGAACTGGAGGAATTAAAGCAGCAGGTCGAACTTGATCCTGATCATCAAGTCAGAGCAAAGACACGCGCTGCTAGTCTCGCTCAGCTAGATAACCAGTTTCGATCGCTGGAGGTTGAGCATGAGCTTTATCAGCTAAAGAAGGAGATGAAGTTGCTTCCTGAGCATTCAAGCTCACAGCAGCAACAATTTTAGGCAAGTGGGTAACTCAATTTTCTGCTGATTCAAATGACAAATATCTCACGCTATTTTCAAATTCTTGAGGTTGAGCAAGGTGTTTCTCAGGAAGAAATTAAGCAAGCCTACAGGGACTTGGCTAAGGTGTGGCATCCTGATCGCTTCTCCGACGACCCAAGATTACAGAAAAAAGCAGAGGGGAAACTAAAGCAGATTAATGCTGCTTACGAGTTCCTTAAATCCTATCAGCCTCAAAGCACCCAAGCCAAAACTCAATCTACTCATGAACAACCTGCTCAACAAGGCAGGAGCAGGGCTACGACTGAGCGACCCGTTGAAATCACAGTAGACTGCGAAAGACTCAAGAATCTACTGAACCTGGGAAAGTGGAAGGAGGCAGATGTTGAGACTACATCACTCTTACTGGGAATAGCACATAGACAACGAGAAGGTTGGTTACGCCCAGAAGATGTTAAATTTTTGCCTTACCAAGATCTAATTCTTATCGATCACCTGTGGCTTGAGAAAAGTAACGGCCGCTTTGGATTTAGTGCTCAAAAGCAGATTTGGCATAAACTCAGTTGCAAATCATCCATGAGCATCAGTACTCAAACAATCAGTGAGAAGAGATTTGGTCAGGCTGTCCAATGGCATACTGCCAGTTCTTGGCTGCTCAAGTGGGATAATTTCAGCCACAGTACTCAACTTCCTCAAGGTAGCTTGCCACGCGACTACATTTTTGCAATGAGCGGTTGGTGGAACTACTCTAAGGGAGCAACAGGTTATCTCATTTGGAACTTTGATAACCTCTTTCTCAAACTTTAGGGATTGCACCAACGTTTTAATAGGGAGATGAAGGTAGCCAGACTGACGTGACCTCTTCATAGCATTCTTTTTAATCAATCATAAATGTTCCAAGAATAAAAAAGACAGACATAGATAGATCTAGGTAGGCATAAATTACAGCCAGATTTCTCAACTCAGTATGTTCACCTATCAACTCGATAGTGTAACTTGCCATCGTAATGCTTCTTGTTCAGTATGCGAAATGATGTTAATAAATGAAGTATCATTCATGAATTTTCAGTGATGTAAAAATACTTTAATAGCGATATTAGAGACGCTTGGGCTAGAAACAGTGGAGTAATTCTTGAATCCTGTATTCTATGGCTTCAGCTAGGGCAAATGACGATAACAGCAATCTTGTTAAGGCAACTCTTGAGTGGATTGCTGATGCAGGAATTAACGGCTTAGGAGTTTTACCATCCGCAGAGCAAGTTGCAGCAGATCATTTAAGTAAAGCCTCTAGTGTTGAAGCCGCGATTGACTCAGTTATTGGATGGAGAACCACGTATGCTGTTGGTACAGGCTTTGTTACAGGACTAGGTGGTATTGCAGCTATGCCTATTACTATTCCAGCAGGTTTGGCTGCATCCTATGCACTCGGAGCAAATACTGCAGCGGCAGTAGCTTACCTACGTGGATATGACATTCAATCTGAACAAGTGAGAACAATGGTTCTGCTATGTCTAATTGGTGAAGCAGGCGAGGAGATTCTTAAAACTGCAGGCATCACGATCGGCACTAAGTTATTTCAAAACCTGATTAAGCAGATACCTGGTAAGGTTTTGATTGAGATCAATAAGCAAATAGGGTTTCGACTCATTACTAAGGCTGGAGAGAAGGGTGTAGTCAACCTTATGAAAATGGTTCCTCTAGTGGGAGGAGTTGTTGGGGGTACATTTGATGGGATGTTTGTAAATAGTTGTGGAAAAACTGCAAAAACAATTTTTGCCTTAGTAAAAGACAGATAGCAAAAGCGCTTGTATTTTGTCTGGGCTATCTCCAAGAACATTGAAGGGTATATGTACTTATCTACTAGCTTGGTGCGTTAGGTAGAAGTTACTTGTCCGTTAGAGCGAGAGTGATGGACGTATTGAGTGCTTCTCATTTTTGGTAGAACAGTACTTGGAATCTTGTCTATCACTACTAATTTTTTGAATATAACTGAAGGAGAATAGTAACTCCTGCTGTCCCTTGGGGAATACTACCAAGCGTGAGCATTCATCCACAGTAAAGGCAGCAGCAATGGCACTTATAGAACGACGAAAATGGATTATCCTGCCTGCATTGCTTGTAGTAGGAATTGGTCTTTTAGAAATTAACTTTCCTCAGGCAATGAATGGTTTTGACGATCCTTACACGGGTCATGGAGCAGCTGGCTTTATGATGCTGCTTTTTGAATTGTTCCTCATGTTGACATGGGGCAAAGTTGGAGGAGCCATTGCAGTCTTGGCGGGAGTGCTGGTAATCGCACTTTGTTTCCTTCCAGTTACTAAACAGGCCAAGGAACAACCTATTGAAAAATCAGTAGGAGATGACAAGAGCCCTAATGCTACAAAACTATTCTCACTTGCGTTCCGTGCTGGCAAAACTCGCATTCAACAACAAGCGCGTAACAAACAATCCTAAAGCAAGAATTACCCATGACAGAAGATTTTAACTTTGAAGCTTCAGTAAAAGATGCTCTTCGTGAAGCATTCAAAGAACGTGGCAATGTCAACATCCTAATTGCTGGAGCTACTGGTGTTGGGAAAAGCACCCTGATCAATGCAATATTTCAGGGCAAGATGGCTGATACTGGTCAGGGTCGTCCAGTCACTCCCAACACGCGAGAGATTAAGAAGGATGGTATTCCACTTTCTATTTTTGATACTCGTGGCCTTGAAATGGCTGATTTCGCTGCCACAATGAATGAATTACGAACCCTGGTAACTGACCGCGCTAGAGACATTGACCCTAAAAAGCACATCCATGTTGCCTGGATTTGTATCCTTGAGGATTCACGCCGAGTACAGCCAGCAGAAGAGGAATTGGTTAGAATGCTGGCAGACCATATGCCTGTTGTTGCTGTCATTACTAAAATACGATCGCAAAAGTCTGACAAAGGATTTCGTGCTGAAGTTCAAAAGCTACTGCCACTAGCGAAAAATGTAGTTCGTGTTCGAGCACTTCCTGAAGAAGATGATGATGGCAATATTAAACCTGCAATTGGGCTGAAGGAACTTGTGGATTTAACAATGCAGCTAGTACCTGAAGGTCAAAAAAGGGCTTTCGTTGCTGCTCAAAAAATAGATATTGAATTAAAAAAAACACAATCCCACACCATAGTAGCTACAGCAGCAGCTAGTGCAGCAGGAATTGCAGCAGTGCCAATTCCCTTCTCTGATGCGGTAGCTATCGTACCTATTCAAGTTGGCATGCTTGCTGGGATCTCTGCAACTTTTGGCTTGTCAATTGATGAGAGCTTTCTTAGTACAGTGATAGGTAGTATTGTCGTTGGGGCAGGTGGCACATTTGCAGGACGAGCCATTGTATCAGGGCTGCTGAAGTTTATTCCTGGAGTTGGCTCAGTGCTTGGGGGCGCGATCGCAGCAACTACAGCAGCAGCACTTACAACTGCCTTTGGTGAGGCGTACATTGCTGCATTAGACATGTTATTCGTTAAGAACGAAGGTGAACCTCCTACACCCAATGAAGTTGCAGAAGCTTTCAAGAGGAAGTATCAAAGTTTGTCACTGTAGCTTGTGGCCCTACCTTGCTGTTAAGCCGCTTCAATGCTCCTATTGGCAAGGAAGCGAAAAGACAACTTAACATAACTATGTGAACACTACTCAAACCCTTGATGAAGTAGCTTTAAAGAGAAGTCTGCTCTCGCATCTAGCAGATATGATGGGGCTGTGGAGAAGGAGTGATCCATACAACGCTCCAGCCAAGTCAGATGTCTGAGACCCTGAACAAGCCCAAAGCCAGTAAAGAAGTCTTAGTTAACCAGGCTGTCGAGCAGTTTGGTGGGAAGAAGTCTTACTATCAGAAGCTGAGTAAAGACCAGCTTGAGGCAGCTCTTAACGCAGATCCTTTAGTGCAGCAGTGCATTGTCAGTCTAATTGAACAGGTAAGCCTGTCAGCCAAGACAAATCAGAGCGTTAATGGTCGGCGTTTAGCAGCAGAGAACAAAGCTGGCAAATTTGAAGGTCACTACAAAGAGGAACTGCAACGCCGCACTTACATTGAGGAGCAGTATTACAGAGTTCTGGGCAAGCTCAAGCAGTTGCTAGAAGTTGAAGAGAGTGAGCTGATAAAAGCTTCACGCCTCGCTCTGCGAGTTGTTAAGCAGATGGTCACCAAGTAACTGGCTTTTATTTTTATTCCTGTGGAAGTACCACATAACCTCAGATGTCTACCGCTACATTAATGGTCACTCGCAAGCAGATCAAAGAGTACGGGGCAACAGATTACTTAGCCCGTGCCCTGACAAAGCTGCTTTCACCAGCAGGGAAACAGGGGAACTCTCTTCTATTTCAATTATCTGATGTCATCAAATCCATTGACGCTTATGTTCAGCGTCACGTTCGCCAAGCAACTAAAACGCTACTGCAAACGATTCGCGCTGAGCTGGTCAAGATTGACTTGGCGATCGCTGGTGATGATCCTCTGGAGCAACTTGCTGTGGAAATCCTAGAGGAAGACAGTAAGTTTAAGCAGGCAATATCAGAATCCAAGCAACGTGAGCGTGAGTTCTACCAAACTCATGGAGATTGGATCAAGCAAAATTTGGTTACGCATAACAACATCGTTGCCTTCAGCTTGCAATCATGAGTGACCTCAATGACATAGCGCGTGAGATTTTGCTGGAGCATGATACTTTTAGCAAAGCTTGCAAAGACTCTCATCTTGCTGCCAAAGATACTGTTTGGGCACTCTACACAAGCTGGAGAGACAGTGAGCAAGGAAAGCAGTGGAAGGCAGACTTTTTGAAGGAATGCGGACACAAGTGCCCAGAGTGTGACAAGTGGCTCAATGAGTTTAACAGCACGATCGATCACAAGCTGTCACGCAGAAAGTACCCTTGGTTAGGCTGGAAAACCTCCAATTTTTGGGTACTGTGTATGACCTGTAATAAGGCAAAAGGGCACAAGGACTGGTCAAAGTACGTGGAGACTGTTCGCCTCAAGAGAGGGGAAGCAGCTTACAAGCGGGTTGTGAAGTATTCACCTTGCTGATATGCAGAAGCATATATGAGTGAAAATGCAAAGAATGAACTTCTAGAGTTACTCGATGATCTTGGGTGTAGTAAGGATTGTGTTGCTTTCCAACCCACACTAATTTCCTCTGGTTTTCACCATTCAACCGTCACTGTGCAATTTCCTGATGGACGTACAATACAGGGAACAGGTAGAGGTCAGCGTAGTCCTAATGCTGACATTGCAGCGGCACAATCTGTTCTTGATCAATTACATGCCAATCACCGAGATCTTTTGATTGACTGGGATAAGATAAAAGTTGAGGCGCAGGCAGGTGATGCACTCATTAAGTTGAGCGTATATCTTTCATCTGATCTAAAAAATGCAGACGATCGCTCCAAACGATTACAAAAACTAGAGTCTGACTCTCACCTTGCAACAGTTTTTGATCAATGGAAAGTTCAGGGAGATTCTGACTTAGTAATGTGGGGAACTGAGTTAGGTGAAAAGCGAAAAGCGACATTAGTTGAAGCAATACTGTGGCGGCGCTTTAGAACGCAAATTATTACTACCGATGTCTCTGTAAAACTGCAGTCCCTGTTGAAACTACTTTCTGAAGAAGCATGACCGCCTTAACTCTTGAAGCTAAATTGAAGTACTCCTTGTATTTAAAGTTGGAAGACTGCTCATTCTACTAATGAATTTATGAGCAAGAAATACTGGCACGTTATTTATGTTGACAGAGATCCAAGCGACCCTTACAAGGGGTGGGGATGGGTAGAGGTCACAACAGAGGATAGTAAAAGATTCAGCATTCCTACTGGATATCCAGACACATACCGAGAATTCTGTAAATCTCTATCTGAGCGACTCAAGCTTCCCAATAGTGGAAATCTTCCATCTAGAGGTAAAGCTGGTGCGAAGAAATTCACACTTAATATTGGTGGAGAGCGGATTACGATAAGAGCACAAAAATCGCTAACGATTCAAGCAGTGTCTGCATGGATCAAGACCTGGGCAAGCCTAGATGCTAAACTCATTACTCCTGGCAGCAGAGTACATTCCCTTGATGGCGACAAGCTAGCTCATGAGGCTCATTTTGTTTACTTCATTCTTAATGAAGATAGCAACGCGGTCAAAATAGGACGAGCTAAAGACATGCACAAGAGAATGAAAGCGCTTCAAACTTCTAGCCCAGCTAAGCTGAAACTTCTCAAATCAGTGCAAGTTGAAGGCAGAAAAGAAGCCGAGCAACTAGAACAATCATTGCATAAACAGTTTAGCGAAATTAGGTTAGCTGGAGAATGGTTCAAGGCTGAAGCAAATCTCCTAAATTACGTCAACCAATTGTGACGATAGTAGTAATTTAGCTGATGAAATAAATTGAGGAGGATTTTGAGGAACTGCAGAAGTCTGTGCTGAAAGAGGACACGCCTTCCCTATGAATAAATGCTACTCATCACAGATCTAGGATAAAGCCCCAGCGTAGTATTGTATGGAGCCTTGTAACTTAGGAGGCAACAGTACGTGAGCAGCCTATCCAAGACACCACAAACACTTGGAATAGTTCTCTTAGGAACTCTTGGTTTGCTAGCAGGTATCATCTTGCTTAACTTTGATGCTCGTGACAATCCATGTAGTAAAAGCTTTGTTGAAACTCCTCAGTTTTCTGTCTGGTCTTGCCTTGTTAGCTTTGAAACTGCGCTTTGGAGCATCTTTAGTGTTTCTCTATGGCAACGTTTACAGCAGTTTAGATCTCATTTAGAGAAGAATTGGCTTGAAATCTTACTCATCACTTTCTTGATCACATTCCTTTCACTTTTCGCACTTGCTAGTACGTTTGCAGATAAATTGAACGTACCTCTTTACGGGTTTTGGTGGAAAACTCATCTTCTCACTGCC
Proteins encoded:
- a CDS encoding EcsC family protein, whose translation is MASARANDDNSNLVKATLEWIADAGINGLGVLPSAEQVAADHLSKASSVEAAIDSVIGWRTTYAVGTGFVTGLGGIAAMPITIPAGLAASYALGANTAAAVAYLRGYDIQSEQVRTMVLLCLIGEAGEEILKTAGITIGTKLFQNLIKQIPGKVLIEINKQIGFRLITKAGEKGVVNLMKMVPLVGGVVGGTFDGMFVNSCGKTAKTIFALVKDR
- a CDS encoding GIY-YIG nuclease family protein — translated: MSKKYWHVIYVDRDPSDPYKGWGWVEVTTEDSKRFSIPTGYPDTYREFCKSLSERLKLPNSGNLPSRGKAGAKKFTLNIGGERITIRAQKSLTIQAVSAWIKTWASLDAKLITPGSRVHSLDGDKLAHEAHFVYFILNEDSNAVKIGRAKDMHKRMKALQTSSPAKLKLLKSVQVEGRKEAEQLEQSLHKQFSEIRLAGEWFKAEANLLNYVNQL
- a CDS encoding GUN4 domain-containing protein; this encodes MTNISRYFQILEVEQGVSQEEIKQAYRDLAKVWHPDRFSDDPRLQKKAEGKLKQINAAYEFLKSYQPQSTQAKTQSTHEQPAQQGRSRATTERPVEITVDCERLKNLLNLGKWKEADVETTSLLLGIAHRQREGWLRPEDVKFLPYQDLILIDHLWLEKSNGRFGFSAQKQIWHKLSCKSSMSISTQTISEKRFGQAVQWHTASSWLLKWDNFSHSTQLPQGSLPRDYIFAMSGWWNYSKGATGYLIWNFDNLFLKL
- a CDS encoding GTPase, whose amino-acid sequence is MTEDFNFEASVKDALREAFKERGNVNILIAGATGVGKSTLINAIFQGKMADTGQGRPVTPNTREIKKDGIPLSIFDTRGLEMADFAATMNELRTLVTDRARDIDPKKHIHVAWICILEDSRRVQPAEEELVRMLADHMPVVAVITKIRSQKSDKGFRAEVQKLLPLAKNVVRVRALPEEDDDGNIKPAIGLKELVDLTMQLVPEGQKRAFVAAQKIDIELKKTQSHTIVATAAASAAGIAAVPIPFSDAVAIVPIQVGMLAGISATFGLSIDESFLSTVIGSIVVGAGGTFAGRAIVSGLLKFIPGVGSVLGGAIAATTAAALTTAFGEAYIAALDMLFVKNEGEPPTPNEVAEAFKRKYQSLSL